A part of Liolophura sinensis isolate JHLJ2023 chromosome 1, CUHK_Ljap_v2, whole genome shotgun sequence genomic DNA contains:
- the LOC135482119 gene encoding calcium uptake protein 1, mitochondrial-like isoform X2: MFGLAGVRRPWQPVMRRLFKSCFCGHRGCVHVTSKRALVTKFRSPLLTTSSTYRVPHGRLQLARRLWVPSQSFLLPSSSTWNQTGLTATGIYGNTNRLTVCRNASQDQYSKFGHGRQQKVTKWACAYYVFLVGGIILCFGFDWSDAIMKWAKLDAAAPEVQNERQLSEVESGDEEEDESGKKKKRKVGFRDKRIIEYENRIRAYSTPDKIFRYFATLVVKKESGDQEVLMTPEDFVRSLTPGIKQPEGLGLDQFKKFDPKKSSLKFMNLEPDSIFAKLGQSGLISFSDYLFLLTVLSTPPRNFEIAFRMFDYNGDGDLESTEFGMVDDLLRKQTSVGMRHRDHSTTGSVDKGMDSGLFTYFFGEDGNQKLTVKDFLDFQRGLQSEILKIEFERHEPVDGKITERDFAGILVAYAGFPDSKRLRMLKRVKKAYKEEPQGITFEEFINFMTFLKCINDVDTALSFYHLAGASIDQVTLKHVAKTVAHVNLSDHVVGVVFTLFDENNDGHLSNKEFVSVMKQRLMRGLQKPKDTGLVKLIDAVWACAKKSQSQTTLE, encoded by the exons ATGTTCGGCCTGGCCGGAGTAAGAAGGCCCTGGCAGCCTGTTATGAGACGCCTGTTTAAGTCTTGCTTCTGCGGCCACAGAGGGTGTGTGCATGTTACCAGCAAGAGGGCACTTGTCACCAAGTTCAGATCACCTCTCCTGACTACTTCTTCAACTTATAGAGTTCCACATGGTAGATTGCAGCTTGCTCGCAGATTATGGGTACCTTCTCAGAGCTTTCTGCTTCCCAGCTCCTCCACTTGGAATCAGACAGGACTGACAGCTACTGGCATCTATGGCAATACGAATAGGTTAACTGTGTGCAGGAATGCCAGTCAAGACCAGTATTCTAAGTTTGGACATGGAAGACAACAGAAAGTGACTAAATGGGCTTGTGCATACTACGTCTTTTTGGTTGGAGGGATTATATTGTGTTTTGGATTTGATTG GTCCGATGCAATTATGAAATGGGCAAAGTTAGATGCAGCCGCCCCTGAAGTACAGAATGAGAGACAGTTATCAGAGGTCGAGTCTGGGGATGAGGAAGAGGATGAGAGTGGGAAGAAGAAGAAACGTAAAGTTGGTTTTCGAGATAAGAGG ATAATTGAGTATGAGAATCGTATCAGAGCATACTCAACCCCTGACAAGATCTTCCGCTACTTTGCCACGCTGGTGGTGAAGAAAGAGAGCGGAGATCAGGAGGTGCTTATGACACCTGAGGATTTCGTACGCTCACTAACACCGGGGATAAAGCAACCAGAAG GCTTGGGATTGGATCAGTTTAAGAAGTTTGACCCCAAG AAAAGTTCCCTAAAGTTCATGAACCTTGAGCCAGACAGCATCTTTGCCAAACTTGGACAGTCTGGGCTGATCTCATTTTCTGATTACCTATTTCTGCTGACTGTACTCTCTA CTCCACCCAGAAACTTTGAGATTGCTTTCCGAATGTTTGATTATAATGGAGATGGTGATTTGGAATCAACGGAGTTTGGAAtg GTGGATGACTTACTGAGGAAGCAAACAAGTGTAGGGATGAGACATCGGGATCACTCCACCACTGGCAGCGTAGACAAAGGCATGGACTCCGGCCTATTTACCTACTTCTTTGGTGAAGATGGAAATCAAAAACTGACTGTAAAAGATTTCTTAGACTTTCAGAGGGGACTTCAGAGTGAAATTCTTAAAATAGAG TTTGAGCGCCATGAACCAGTGGATGGGAAGATCACAGAGAGAGATTTTGCTGGCATTCTGGTGGCCTATGCTGGATTCCCTGACAGCAAGAGGTTAAGGATGTTAAAGAGGGTGAAGAAGGCATATAAGGAAGAGCCACAG GGAATAACTTTTGAGGAGTTCATCAACTTCATGACGTTTTTGAAGTGTATCAATGACGTGGACACAGCTTTGAGTTTTTATCATCTAGCAGGCGCTTCAATTGACCAGG TGACCCTGAAGCATGTGGCTAAGACAGTTGCCCATGTGAACCTGTCAGACCATGTAGTGGGTGTGGTCTTCACACTTTTTGATGAAAACA ATGACGGTCACTTGAGTAACAAAGAGTTTGTATCTGTGATGAAGCAGCGACTTATGCGAGGCCTGCAGAAGCCTAAAGACACCGGACTTGTCAAACTCATTGATGCCGTGTGGGCATGTGCCAAGAAGTCTCAGAGCCAAACAACTTTGGAATGA
- the LOC135482119 gene encoding calcium uptake protein 1, mitochondrial-like isoform X1 has protein sequence MFGLAGVRRPWQPVMRRLFKSCFCGHRGCVHVTSKRALVTKFRSPLLTTSSTYRVPHGRLQLARRLWVPSQSFLLPSSSTWNQTGLTATGIYGNTNRLTVCRNASQDQYSKFGHGRQQKVTKWACAYYVFLVGGIILCFGFDWSDAIMKWAKLDAAAPEVQNERQLSEVESGDEEEDESGKKKKRKVGFRDKRIIEYENRIRAYSTPDKIFRYFATLVVKKESGDQEVLMTPEDFVRSLTPGIKQPEGLGLDQFKKFDPKKDTLSKSSLKFMNLEPDSIFAKLGQSGLISFSDYLFLLTVLSTPPRNFEIAFRMFDYNGDGDLESTEFGMVDDLLRKQTSVGMRHRDHSTTGSVDKGMDSGLFTYFFGEDGNQKLTVKDFLDFQRGLQSEILKIEFERHEPVDGKITERDFAGILVAYAGFPDSKRLRMLKRVKKAYKEEPQGITFEEFINFMTFLKCINDVDTALSFYHLAGASIDQVTLKHVAKTVAHVNLSDHVVGVVFTLFDENNDGHLSNKEFVSVMKQRLMRGLQKPKDTGLVKLIDAVWACAKKSQSQTTLE, from the exons ATGTTCGGCCTGGCCGGAGTAAGAAGGCCCTGGCAGCCTGTTATGAGACGCCTGTTTAAGTCTTGCTTCTGCGGCCACAGAGGGTGTGTGCATGTTACCAGCAAGAGGGCACTTGTCACCAAGTTCAGATCACCTCTCCTGACTACTTCTTCAACTTATAGAGTTCCACATGGTAGATTGCAGCTTGCTCGCAGATTATGGGTACCTTCTCAGAGCTTTCTGCTTCCCAGCTCCTCCACTTGGAATCAGACAGGACTGACAGCTACTGGCATCTATGGCAATACGAATAGGTTAACTGTGTGCAGGAATGCCAGTCAAGACCAGTATTCTAAGTTTGGACATGGAAGACAACAGAAAGTGACTAAATGGGCTTGTGCATACTACGTCTTTTTGGTTGGAGGGATTATATTGTGTTTTGGATTTGATTG GTCCGATGCAATTATGAAATGGGCAAAGTTAGATGCAGCCGCCCCTGAAGTACAGAATGAGAGACAGTTATCAGAGGTCGAGTCTGGGGATGAGGAAGAGGATGAGAGTGGGAAGAAGAAGAAACGTAAAGTTGGTTTTCGAGATAAGAGG ATAATTGAGTATGAGAATCGTATCAGAGCATACTCAACCCCTGACAAGATCTTCCGCTACTTTGCCACGCTGGTGGTGAAGAAAGAGAGCGGAGATCAGGAGGTGCTTATGACACCTGAGGATTTCGTACGCTCACTAACACCGGGGATAAAGCAACCAGAAG GCTTGGGATTGGATCAGTTTAAGAAGTTTGACCCCAAG AAGGACACCTTGTCG AAAAGTTCCCTAAAGTTCATGAACCTTGAGCCAGACAGCATCTTTGCCAAACTTGGACAGTCTGGGCTGATCTCATTTTCTGATTACCTATTTCTGCTGACTGTACTCTCTA CTCCACCCAGAAACTTTGAGATTGCTTTCCGAATGTTTGATTATAATGGAGATGGTGATTTGGAATCAACGGAGTTTGGAAtg GTGGATGACTTACTGAGGAAGCAAACAAGTGTAGGGATGAGACATCGGGATCACTCCACCACTGGCAGCGTAGACAAAGGCATGGACTCCGGCCTATTTACCTACTTCTTTGGTGAAGATGGAAATCAAAAACTGACTGTAAAAGATTTCTTAGACTTTCAGAGGGGACTTCAGAGTGAAATTCTTAAAATAGAG TTTGAGCGCCATGAACCAGTGGATGGGAAGATCACAGAGAGAGATTTTGCTGGCATTCTGGTGGCCTATGCTGGATTCCCTGACAGCAAGAGGTTAAGGATGTTAAAGAGGGTGAAGAAGGCATATAAGGAAGAGCCACAG GGAATAACTTTTGAGGAGTTCATCAACTTCATGACGTTTTTGAAGTGTATCAATGACGTGGACACAGCTTTGAGTTTTTATCATCTAGCAGGCGCTTCAATTGACCAGG TGACCCTGAAGCATGTGGCTAAGACAGTTGCCCATGTGAACCTGTCAGACCATGTAGTGGGTGTGGTCTTCACACTTTTTGATGAAAACA ATGACGGTCACTTGAGTAACAAAGAGTTTGTATCTGTGATGAAGCAGCGACTTATGCGAGGCCTGCAGAAGCCTAAAGACACCGGACTTGTCAAACTCATTGATGCCGTGTGGGCATGTGCCAAGAAGTCTCAGAGCCAAACAACTTTGGAATGA
- the LOC135472185 gene encoding proliferating cell nuclear antigen-like, with protein sequence MFEAKLVQGNLLKKLIDAIKDLVDSGNWDASGSGLMLQAMDKSHVSLVSVQLNSDGFETFRCDRNLTMGININSMSKIMRCAGNDDFVTLKKADESDTITFVFESQNGDKVSDYEVKLMDIDAETLGIPDHEYNCVIKMPSGELQRICRDMSQLGDSVVITCTKEGAVRFSASGDIGSGNVKLAQTSSADKEEDNVTVELNQACSLTFALQYLNHFAKATPLSPQVTLSLSEDMPLVCEYKIGDLGHIRYYLAPKIEDDEQTN encoded by the exons ATGTTTGAAGCGAAACTCGTCCAGGGAAATTTATTGAAGAAATTGATCGATGCGATCAAAGACTTGGTTGATTCTGGCAATTGGGATGCCAGTGGAAGTGGTCTTATGTTGCAAGCCATGGACAAATCTCACGTTAGTTTAGTGTCCGTGCAGCTCAATAGTGATGGCTTCGAGACTTTCCGATGTGACAGAAATTTGACGATGGGAATCAACATAAACAG TATGTCTAAAATAATGAGATGTGCAggaaatgatgattttgtaacactGAAGAAAGCAGATGAATCCGACACGATTACCTTTGTTTTTGAATCTCAGA ATGGTGACAAAGTTTCAGACTATGAAGTGAAATTAATGGATATAGATGCAGAGACCTTGGGAATTCCT GATCATGAATACAACTGTGTGATAAAAATGCCAAGTGGAGAGTTGCAGCGAATCTGCAGAGACATGAGTCAACTAGGGGATTCTGTGGTCATTACATGCACGAAGGAAGGTGCAGTAAGGTTTAGTGCTTCAGGAGATATCGGCTCAG GTAATGTCAAGTTGGCCCAGACTTCAAGTGCTGACAAGGAAGAAGACAATGTGACAGTGGAACTCAACCAGGCCTGCTCATTGACATTTGCTCTTCAGTACCTCAACCATTTTGCAAAGGCTACTCCCCTCTCCCCTCAAGTTACTCTTAGTTTGTCAGAAGATATGCCATTAG tgtgtGAGTACAAGATTGGAGATCTGGGGCATATTCGTTATTACCTCGCACCCAAGATAGAGGATGATGAGCAGACAAATTAA